The following are encoded in a window of Bradyrhizobium sp. WBOS07 genomic DNA:
- a CDS encoding alpha/beta fold hydrolase: protein MSSTRMIKANGIELFIREAGQGPLVVLCHGWPELSYSWRHQIPALAAAGFHVVAPDMRGYGQSAAPPEVAAYSIFDTVGDVVGLVQALGETRAMVVGHDWGAPVAWHAALFRPDIFTAVAGLSVPPPFRGRGKPLDLLRQGGVTNFYWQYFQTPGVAEAELERDVARTMRVVLGGRGLADPTAAMFVQEGKGFLGHAGAEEPLPGWLSEADLAYFTESFRKSGFRGGLNWYRNIDRNWELTAPWQDAQIRQPSLFIAGSKDAVITGLIGAKRVNELERVLPNLKQKLILEGAGHWVQQERPDEVNAALVQFLKASAA, encoded by the coding sequence ATGTCCTCCACGCGCATGATCAAGGCCAACGGCATCGAGCTCTTCATCCGCGAAGCCGGCCAGGGTCCGCTGGTGGTGCTGTGCCACGGCTGGCCCGAGCTGTCCTATTCCTGGCGCCACCAGATCCCCGCGCTCGCGGCCGCCGGGTTTCACGTCGTCGCCCCCGACATGCGCGGCTACGGCCAGAGCGCCGCGCCGCCCGAGGTTGCGGCCTACTCGATCTTCGACACGGTCGGCGACGTGGTCGGCCTGGTGCAGGCGCTCGGCGAGACCAGGGCGATGGTGGTCGGCCACGATTGGGGCGCGCCGGTCGCCTGGCATGCGGCGCTGTTCCGGCCCGACATCTTCACGGCGGTCGCCGGCTTGAGCGTGCCGCCGCCGTTCCGCGGCCGCGGCAAGCCGCTCGATTTGCTGCGCCAGGGCGGCGTCACCAATTTCTACTGGCAGTATTTCCAGACGCCGGGTGTCGCCGAGGCCGAGCTGGAGCGCGACGTCGCCCGCACCATGCGCGTCGTGCTCGGGGGACGCGGCCTGGCCGACCCCACCGCCGCGATGTTCGTGCAGGAGGGCAAGGGCTTTCTCGGCCATGCGGGCGCTGAGGAACCGCTGCCCGGCTGGCTCAGCGAGGCTGACCTCGCCTATTTCACTGAAAGCTTCCGCAAGTCCGGCTTCCGCGGCGGGCTGAACTGGTATCGCAACATCGACCGCAATTGGGAGCTGACGGCGCCCTGGCAGGACGCGCAGATCCGTCAGCCCTCGCTGTTCATCGCCGGCTCCAAGGACGCCGTCATCACCGGCCTGATCGGCGCCAAGCGCGTCAACGAGCTCGAGCGCGTGCTGCCGAATCTGAAGCAAAAGCTGATCCTCGAGGGCGCCGGCCATTGGGTGCAGCAGGAACGGCCCGACGAGGTGAACGCGGCGCTGGTGCAATTCCTCAAGGCCAGCGCGGCCTAG
- a CDS encoding D-alanyl-D-alanine carboxypeptidase family protein: protein MATILVASVGWSGALLAANQSVQGAKKADDTGFDGDAPTAILIEATSGSVLFEKNADELRAPSSMMKLMTAEVVFNAVKKGDIKLTDEYRISENAWRRGGAPSGGSTMFAAINSKVSVNDLLHGAIIQSGNDACIALAEAMAGNEKIFAADFMTKRARELGMTRSTFGNSSGLPDPANKMTVRELSMLARHIILDFPEFYKLFGEKEFTWNKIRQPNRNPLLNSLEGADGLKTGYTKEGGYGMVGSAVQNGTRLIVVVNGLDDPDDRASEAKKMLEWGFRNFETRTLIAADQPVGYAKVFGGESRSVKLVAKTPVKVMVHKNGSDKLIARVVYSGPVRAPVEAGQKVGVVRVWRSGNIAVETPVYAAEAIGTGSTVRRAIDGASELVIGMFRAGAEKL, encoded by the coding sequence ATGGCGACGATCCTGGTGGCAAGCGTCGGCTGGAGCGGGGCGCTTCTGGCCGCCAACCAGAGCGTCCAGGGCGCCAAGAAGGCCGACGATACCGGCTTCGACGGCGATGCTCCGACCGCGATCCTGATCGAAGCCACGAGCGGCAGCGTGCTGTTCGAGAAGAACGCCGACGAGCTGCGCGCGCCCTCCAGCATGATGAAGCTGATGACGGCGGAGGTCGTCTTCAATGCGGTCAAGAAGGGCGACATCAAGCTGACCGACGAGTACCGGATCAGCGAGAACGCCTGGCGGCGGGGCGGCGCCCCCTCGGGCGGCTCGACCATGTTCGCCGCCATCAACAGCAAGGTCTCCGTCAACGATCTCCTGCACGGCGCGATCATCCAGAGCGGCAATGACGCCTGCATCGCGCTCGCCGAAGCCATGGCCGGCAACGAGAAGATCTTCGCGGCCGACTTCATGACCAAGCGCGCCCGCGAGCTCGGCATGACCAGGTCGACCTTCGGCAATTCCAGCGGGCTGCCCGACCCCGCCAACAAGATGACGGTGCGTGAGCTCAGCATGCTCGCCCGCCACATCATCCTGGACTTTCCGGAGTTCTACAAACTGTTCGGGGAGAAGGAGTTCACCTGGAACAAGATCCGCCAGCCCAACCGCAATCCGCTGCTCAATTCGCTGGAAGGCGCCGACGGTCTCAAGACCGGCTACACCAAGGAAGGCGGCTACGGCATGGTCGGCTCGGCCGTGCAGAACGGCACGCGGCTGATCGTCGTCGTCAACGGACTGGACGACCCCGACGATCGCGCCAGCGAAGCCAAGAAGATGCTGGAATGGGGTTTTCGCAATTTCGAGACCCGCACGCTGATCGCGGCCGACCAGCCCGTCGGCTATGCCAAGGTGTTCGGCGGCGAGAGCCGCTCGGTCAAGCTCGTCGCCAAGACTCCGGTGAAGGTGATGGTGCACAAGAACGGCAGCGACAAGCTGATTGCGCGCGTCGTCTATAGCGGCCCGGTGCGTGCGCCGGTCGAGGCCGGCCAGAAGGTCGGCGTGGTCAGGGTCTGGCGCAGCGGCAACATCGCGGTGGAGACGCCAGTCTATGCGGCTGAAGCGATCGGCACCGGCTCGACCGTGCGGCGCGCGATCGACGGCGCCAGCGAGCTCGTGATCGGCATGTTCCGCGCAGGCGCCGAGAAGCTCTGA